The sequence below is a genomic window from Ciceribacter thiooxidans.
CCTCAACGGCGCCTCGCTGACACAGGACCAGATCAAGGCGCAGGGCGGCAACTCTTCCCTGATCCACATCGACTGGATGATCGGTTCAGACAAGGTCGATATCGATGGCGTGAAAGCTGACGGAAGCCGGGTCCCGGTCATGCGCCGGGGTGAGTGGGCCTAATCGGCAACGCTCGTGGCGGCGGTAAGGGCGTTCCGTTTCGTCGCCACGAGAGCCTATATCTTAATAGTGATAGATGATCCGGCCGCCGTTCATCGCCGTCTGGATCCAGATGACGTTGTGCAGGGCGATGCCGCGGCGCGACAACGCCTCGCCGAGGGTCGGATCGCTTGCCGCTTCCGCCTGCGCCGCACGCATGAGTGCCGGTGAAGGATGCCGGACGAAGAGCGGGACATCCCCGTTTCTCCAGCGGTAGCCTGCGCCGACCTGCACCGCCGTGACACCGTCGTTGTATACCTTTCCGAACAGGATCGACGCGAGTTCGGCATCGCCCGCAAGTGCAGGCGTACCGACGGCCAGCGAAAGACCCGTGAGAATTATTCCCGCTATCCGCTTCATGATCTCATACTCCTCGAGCGACAGTCGGTTGCAGCGCCACCGCCTCAGTGTCCGCCGGCGATACGAATACACATAGGAAGTCAGGTGAGCGTTTAAATGGCGGCGGCGCAAGCCTTCGCGCCAAGCGACAAAAAGTCTGTCGCTGGTGTACGCTCGCATCACTCGCACGGCTACCGTCTCAGGACGCGGGTGCGGGCTTCGCCGCCGTCGGTGGTGATGCTGTCGCTCGCTGCGCCAGCCAGACGCTCGCAAGCACGACCACAAACCCGACGAGTTGTGATGGCGTCAGACCCTGGTCGAGAATCAGCCAGCCAAGCAAGGTGGCGACCAGCGGGGAAAGAAAGCCAAGCGATGACACCGCAGACGGTTCTAGCCGCACCAGACCACGAAACCACAGAATGTAGGTAAATGCCGCGCCAACCAGGCCGAGGTAAGCGAGACCGGCTATATTCAGGGATGAGAGTGCAGGCAATGGTGGTTCCAGCGTAAAGGCGAGAGGCACCAGAAGCAGCCCGCCTGCCGTCAGCTGCCAGGCCGTCGCCGTCAGACTCGATACTGGCGGGCGCCAGTGACGCGTCAGCACAGTGCCCGTTGCCATTGAAGCGGCACCGCCCAGTCCCGCGGCAATGCCAATCGGGTCAAGCGCCGCCTTCGGCGTCAACACCAGAAGGCCGACCCCGACAAGTCCGGCAAGGCCCGCGACGACGGCCGCCAGGCGCACCGGTGTCGTCAGCACGAGACGCGAAAGCCCTATGACGATCAACGGCTGGACCGCACCCACGGTCGCAGCAACGCCACCGGGAAGCCGGTATGCGGAGACAAAGAGCATCGCCCAGAAGATCGTAAAGTTGAGCGCGCCGAGCACCAGCATTCTCCACCACCAAGACCCGCTCGGGAGCTGGCGGACGAACGCGAGTAGGATGAGCCCCGCCGGCAGCGCCCGGAGCATCGCGACGGTTACCGGATAGCCTGGCGGCAGCATTGTCGTCGTCACGATATAGGTGCTCCCCCAGATCGCCGGTGCCACCGCGGTAACGGCAACTGTCGTGATCTCCGTCGATTTCACCATTGGATCCGCCTCCCTGTTCACGAAGCGGAATGCTTACGCCAATTTATCTTTATGGCAAGATATATTCACGCGCTTGTGAAGGCGGGCGAAGAAAGGCTCGATCATGCGACATATTCCATCCGTCGGTCCGACTTGGCGCGACGGATACCTCGTGCCGATCAGAAGAGGCTGCCTTGGCCGGCCGGTGGCTCGCTCTTTTTCGGAGACTTGGGCGCAGCGGGTGCTGTCTTCACCTCTCGCGCCGACGGGGGTGCGACGGCTTCCCCTCTCTCTCCCGTAACGGCCGACACACGGCCGTCGGCGAACTCTATCGCGACGGCGGTTCCCGTCGACAGTCCGGCGGCGCGCGAAATCGGGCGGTCGCCAGCATCGCGTATGACGGCATAGCCGCGCATCAGCACGTTCTTGTAGGAAAGCGACTGGAGCATGCGGTCGTGCGCCGTGATCGCATGCCGGCGCTGCCGGGTCTCCGCCATCACGGCGGCATCGGCACGGGCGACCAGCCCCGTCAGTCGGTCGCGGGCACGTCCTGTCTGCGACTGCAGACGCGACGGTATGGCCGTGAGCGCGGCATCGCAGCGGCCGAGGCGGGATCTCAGCCGATCGACCATGCGCTCCACGATCCTCTCGGTAAGCGAGGCGCGTTCGTTGAGGCGCTGGCGCCGCTCCGCGATCCGCCGTGCCAGAATGTCGGCGTTGAGGCGGGAGGCCGCACGTTCGAAACTGCGGCGTTTGTTCATCGTATTCAGTTCGAGGCTGCGACCGAGGCTACCCGCGGCTTCGTCGAAGCGGCGGCGCGGCAGTGCCAGCAACTGGTCGAGTGACGGGAGGGCGCGAGCGAGCGCCCTGAGGTTCTGGCGTCTCGATTCCATCTGACGACTGCTTGCACCTGCAAGCCGTGCGCCGAGGTTCGCCACCTGCGCCTCCAGGTCAGCTTTGACCGGTACTGCCATTTCTGCAGCACCGGTCGGCGTCGGCGCCCGCACATCCGCGGCATAGTCGATCAACGTCCAGTCCGTCTCGTGCCCCACGGCGGAAATCAGCGGGATAGCGCTTTCGGCTGCGGCCCGCACGACGATCTCGTCGTTGAAGCCCCAGAGATCTTCGAGGCTGCCGCCGCCGCGCGCGACGATCAGGACATCGGGAC
It includes:
- a CDS encoding EamA family transporter, which translates into the protein MVKSTEITTVAVTAVAPAIWGSTYIVTTTMLPPGYPVTVAMLRALPAGLILLAFVRQLPSGSWWWRMLVLGALNFTIFWAMLFVSAYRLPGGVAATVGAVQPLIVIGLSRLVLTTPVRLAAVVAGLAGLVGVGLLVLTPKAALDPIGIAAGLGGAASMATGTVLTRHWRPPVSSLTATAWQLTAGGLLLVPLAFTLEPPLPALSSLNIAGLAYLGLVGAAFTYILWFRGLVRLEPSAVSSLGFLSPLVATLLGWLILDQGLTPSQLVGFVVVLASVWLAQRATASPPTAAKPAPAS
- the xseA gene encoding exodeoxyribonuclease VII large subunit, translated to MANFFSDDSPTNLTEFTVSELSGSIKRTIESAFDHVRVRGEISGYRGPHSSGHAYFSLKDDKSRIDAVIWKGTFSKLKYRPEEGMEVIATGRVTTFPGSSKYQIVIEALEPAGAGALMALVEERKRRLAAEGLFDAARKQLLPYMPKVIGVVTSPTGAVIRDILHRISDRFPVHVLVWPVKVQGEGCGEEVANAIHGFNAIEPGGPLPRPDVLIVARGGGSLEDLWGFNDEIVVRAAAESAIPLISAVGHETDWTLIDYAADVRAPTPTGAAEMAVPVKADLEAQVANLGARLAGASSRQMESRRQNLRALARALPSLDQLLALPRRRFDEAAGSLGRSLELNTMNKRRSFERAASRLNADILARRIAERRQRLNERASLTERIVERMVDRLRSRLGRCDAALTAIPSRLQSQTGRARDRLTGLVARADAAVMAETRQRRHAITAHDRMLQSLSYKNVLMRGYAVIRDAGDRPISRAAGLSTGTAVAIEFADGRVSAVTGERGEAVAPPSAREVKTAPAAPKSPKKSEPPAGQGSLF